In Candidatus Neomarinimicrobiota bacterium, the genomic window GGATGAACCCTTCATCGAACCTGCATTGATAGACGACGTTGTCGGGGCGTTCGACAATCGCGGCACGGAAATGGTTACGGCCGTCCGCAGGGCGGACGCGGAGGACGATATCCCGAACCCGAATCTCGTCAAGGTAGTGTTCGACAAAGATTGGAACGCCTTGAATTTCAGCAGAACTCCTATAACCGATAATAAGGATAATTCAAATTCTGAGTATTGGATTCATTTGGGGATTTACGGGTATACCCGGGATTTTCTTCTGAAGTTCGCCGCTATGGATCAAACCCCTTTGGAATTATCGGAGAGTCTCGAGCAGCTGCGGGCAATCGAGAACGGATACAGGATAAAACTGATAGAAACTGCATATAAGTCGTTTCCCATAGACACAGAATCGGATCTTAACAGGGCAAATGAAGAATTTGAGAAATACGTGCTTGAAAAGTCGGGAGCGGTATGAGTAAACAGGTAAAGTATATCTTTTTTACCGGAGGCGTAATGTCCGGACTGGGAAAAGGTATCGCCGCCGCCTCCGTGGGGGCGCTGCTGAAGGCAAAGGGACTTTCGGTTACGATTCAGAAGTTCGATCCGTACCTGAATATCGACCCGGGAACGATGTCTCCTTTCCAGCACGGAGAGGTATACGTTACTGACGACGGTTCGGAAACCGACCTCGACTTAGGTCACTACGAACGGTTCATCCATACGGATATGACCCGGATGAATAACCTGACTACGGGGCAGGTGTATAACACGGTGATTACCAAGGAGCGTAAGGGTGAGTACCTGGGAGCCACCGTGCAGGTTATCCCGCACATCACTGACGAGATAAAAAGTTCCATAAAGAAGCTGTCCGGCGGTGATGATGACTTTGACATAATAATCACGGAGGTGGGAGGAACGGTCGGCGATATCGAAAGCCTGCCGTTTCTCGAAGCGATACGTCAGTTCTGTGTGGAGGAGGGAAGGGAGAATACGCTCATCATCCATCTCACTCTGGTTCCTTTCATTAAAAGTTCGGGTGAGGCAAAAACGAAACCGACTCAGCATTCAGTCATGCGGCTCAGGGAAATCGGTCTCCAGCCGGATATATTGATGTGCCGGACTTCAGGGAAACTCGACCAGAGTATCAAAGATAAACTATCTCT contains:
- a CDS encoding 3-deoxy-manno-octulosonate cytidylyltransferase; its protein translation is DEPFIEPALIDDVVGAFDNRGTEMVTAVRRADAEDDIPNPNLVKVVFDKDWNALNFSRTPITDNKDNSNSEYWIHLGIYGYTRDFLLKFAAMDQTPLELSESLEQLRAIENGYRIKLIETAYKSFPIDTESDLNRANEEFEKYVLEKSGAV